The window GCCATGCTCGCCAAGCTCGGCGAGCGCGATCTGTCATCGCTGCGCATCTGCGTCTCCGCTGGTGAGGCACTGCCGAAGGCGACCTTCGATGCTTGGCAGGCAGCGACCGGGCTGCCTTTGATGGACGGCATCGGCGCGACCGAGATGCTGCACATTTTCATCGGTGCGCCACGCGAGGCAATCCGGCCGGGCGCGACCGGCCTGCCGGTGCCAGGCTACGAGGCCAAGATCGTCGACGAGGACGGCAGGCAAGTGCCCGACGGCACGCCAGGTCGCCTCGCCGTGCGCGGCCCGACCGGCTGCCGCTACCTCGCCGATCCGCGCCAGGCCAAATACATCCTCGACGGCTGGAACGTCACCGGCGACACCTATCTGCGCGATACCGACGGCTATTTCTGGTATCAAGCCCGCTCCGACGACATGATCATCTCGGCCGGCTACAACATCGCCGGGCCGGAGGTTGAAGCCTGCCTGCTGACGCATGAAGCGGTCGCCGAGTGCGGCGTCGTCGGCGCGCCCTGCCCCGAGCGTGGACAGATCGTGAAGGCCTATGTGCTGTTGCGTGAGGGTTTCAGCGGCGATGCTGCCCTGGCCAAAGCGCTGCAAGACCACGTCAAGGCGGCGATCGCGCCCTACAAATACCCGCGCGCCATCGCCTTCGTGACAACCCTGCCGAAGACCTCTACCGGAAAGCTGCAGCGCTTCGCCCTGCGCGAGATCGCGCGCCAGGAAGCCTCGGCCTCCTGACTACTGCTTGAGAAAGATCACGCCATGACCAGCGGCATGCCGCCCTCCGACCCTGTTTCGCGTCGCGCCCGCGCCGTCCTGCCCGAAGGCTGGCCCCAGCCACGCGGCTATGCCAACGGCATGGTCGCCGAGGGCAAGGTGCTGATGACCGGCGGTCTCGTCGGCTGGGATGCTCAAGGCGTCTTCGCCAAAGGCTTCGTCGCGCAGGTCGGCCAGACGCTCGCCAACATCAAGGCGGTGGTCGAAGCCGGCGGCGGCAAGGTCGAGGATATCGTGCGGCTGACCTGGTACGTCACCGACATCGAGGCCTATCGCAAAAGCCTGGCCGAGCTCGGCCCGGCCTATCGCGCCAATTTCGGCCGGCATTTCCCGGCCATGGCGGTGGTCGCGGTCGCGGCTCTGGTCGAGCCCGAGGCGATGGTCGAGATCGAAGCGACGGCGGTGCTGGCCGACTGAGCATTCGACCCGGCAAGGTTTCCGAGCTGATAGGAATTTACCAAGAATTATCCACGATACTCGACGGCGCCGCCCATTCCCGGGCGGTGCGTAACCAGGAGTATCGCATGACAAGCATCGGCGGCGTTGGGGGCTTTCGTCCGCCACCGCCCGGGAAACCACCGAGCTTCGACAAGCTCGACGGCAACAGCGACGGGGTGCTCAACCTCGATGAATTTGCCGCCGGCGCGCCGAAGGGCGCCGACAGCAAGAAGACCGAGAGGCTGTTCAAGGCGATGGACGCCGACCAGGACGGCTCGGTCAGCAAGGCGGAATCGGACGCCTTCAAGGCGAAGTTCGAGAAGGCCGACCAGCAGATGCAGGCCCTTTTGCTGATGCTCCAGTCGGATTCGGCCAGCGCCACCACGGCGAAGAAGGCCGACGCCAAGGACGGCGACGACAAGAACTACTTCGCCAAGCTCGACGCCGATTCCGACGGCAGCGTCGCCAAGGAAGAATTCCTGAAGGCGGTCGCTCCCGATGGCGATGGCTCGAACGGCCTGCTCAGCCGCCTCTTCGCCGCGATGGACGCGGATCAGGACGGCAAGATCTCCAAGAAGGAGATGGACGACTTCAAGAAGCAGATGGAGGAGCGCGCCTCGCACCGGCCGCCTCCACCGCCGCCACCGGAAGTCGCCGGCGCGTCCGAAGCCTATGGCCAGACCTACCAGCTTGGAGCAAAACCCCCGGCTGGCGCAACCTATTCCCAGGCGGCTTAAGTCACCGCTTGCACAACGCCGGGCCGGCAGAAGGCCGTCCGGCGCTCTTCAGATTTTGCTTTTCAGATTCCGGCCCCGTCATAGAGCGCAGGCGGCGCCCTCCGAGCCCATAGTCTGGCATGCAGGCCCTTCAGCAGCGGCCGGAGCACCACATCGCCCAGCCCAAGAGCAGCCGCGAGAGCCCACTGCCCCGTCGGCAGCGCCACGGCGGCAAAGACGAACAATCCGGACGCCAGACGCCAGCTCGCCGCCTCGAACCAGACACGCCGCTCCTGCGCACCTCGCCAGCCGACGAGCCGCAGAATAGCGCGGCCAGCAGCACCGGCTTCAGTAATAGAGCGAGTCTTGTCCTGAGCCGTGCGGATATCGACGAAACCGAAGGCAACCGTCTGGTTGCTGAGCCTGTCGATCAGGATGAAGCCGCCGAGCTCGCGGCTGCGGGCGTAGTCGAGCACCGCGAGCGGCCGATCGAGCTTCAGGGTCGTCAAGCCGATCCCGTTCATCGCCAGGCTCTCGGCCGGCGCTTCGGCATAGCTCTCGATATCGACGCTATGGTGCAGCCGGATGATCTGGGCGTTGGCGGTCGCGGTGGCGAGCTTGAGGATGAATTCGCCGCCTTCGCGCAGCGCCGCCTCGCCGGTCCAGAGCAGCCGCGCCCGCAGCTCCTGTTGCGCCGCGGGGCCGTGCGTGAGCGAGGCGATGACGTCGCCACGGGAGACATCGATCTCGTCGGTGAGCGTGACAGTCACCGACTGGCCGGCGCCCGCCTGCGAGACGTCGCCGGAGGGCGCGAGGATGCGGGCGATCGTGCTGCGCCGGCCGGAAGGCAGCGCCGCGACCACATCGCCGACGCGCAGGCGTCCGCGCGCGACCGTGCCGGCGAAGCCACGGAAGTCGAGATCGGGCCGGTTGACCCATTGCACGGGCAAGGCAAAGCCGGCCTCGACCTCAGCCTCTGCGACGACCACGACGGATTCGAGCAAGGGCAGCAGCGCCGGCCCACGATACCATGGCGTCAGCCCGGAGAGACTGGTCACGTTCTCGCCGTCGCGGGCCGAGACCGGGACGAAATCGATGCTGGCGAAGCCGAGTCCGGCGACCGCCTTGCGGTAATCCTGTTCGATCTGCCGATAGACCGCCTCGTCATAGCCGACCAGGTCCATCTTGTTGACGGCGACGACGACATGGCGGACGCCGACCAGCGAGACGATGAAGGAATGCCGGCGTGTCTGCGGCAGCAGGCCCTTGCGGGCATCGATCAGGATGATGGCGAGGTCGGCGGTCGAGGCGCCGGTCGCCATGTTGCGGGTGTACTGCTCGTGGCCGGGGGTGTCCGCGACGATGAAGCTGCGAGCGTCGGTCGAGAAATAACGATAGGCGACATCGATGGTGATGCCCTGCTCGCGCTCGGCCGAGAGCCCGTCGACCAGCAGCGCGAAGTCCGGCGCCGCGCCTTGCGTGCCGAATTTGCGGGAATCGCTGTCGAGCGCGGTGAGCTGGTCGTCGAAGACCGCCCCGGCCTCGTAGAGGATGCGGCCGATCAGGGTCGACTTGCCGTCGTCGACCGAGCCGCAGGTGATGAACCGCAGCAGGGCACGAGCGCTGCCCTCGGTGTTCTGGCCCTGATCATTGGCGGGATGCGGCTGGCCAGCCGGAGCGGGCTGGCCCTTCAACTTCGCGAGCGCCGCCATCAGAAATAGCCTTCCTGCTTCTTCTGTTCCATCGAGCCCGAGCCGTCATGGTCGATGACGCGGCCCTCGCGCTCGGAGGAGCGTGACGCCCGCATTTCCGCGATGATGTCGGTGAGGTTCGCCGCCTCGCTCTCGACCGCCCCGGTCAGCGGGTAGCAGCCGAGCGTGCGGAAGCGGACCATGCGGGTCTCGAGCTGCTCACCGGGCAAAAGCTCCATGCGCTCGTCGTCGCGCATGATCCAGGCGCCGTTGCGACGCACGACCGGGCGTGGCGCGGCGAAATAGAGCGGCACGACCGGGATGTTCTCGAGCGCGATGTAGTCCCAGACGTCCTTCTCGGTCCAGTTGGACAGCGGGAAGACGCGGAAGCTCTCGCCCGGCGCCTTGCGCGTGTTGAACAGCCGCCAGGGCTCCGGGCGCTGGTTCTTCGGGTCCCAGCGATGCTGCTCCGAGCGCAGCGAGAACACCCGCTCCTTCGCCCGGCTCTTCTCCTCGTCGCGCCGGGCGCCGCCAAAGGCCGCGTCGAAGCCATGCTTGTCGAGGGCCTGCTTCAGCCCTTGCGTCTTCATGACGTCGGTGTGCAGGCGCGAGCCCGAGGCGAACGGATTGACGCCGGCACGCACGCCCTCCTCGTTGACGTGCACGATCAGGTCGAGGCCAAGGCGGCTGGCGGTCTGGTCGCGGAAGGCGATCATGTCGCGGAACTTCCAGGTCGTATCGACATGGAGCAGCGGGAAAGGCGGCTTGCCGGGATAGAAGGCCTTCATCACGAGATGCAGCAGCACCGCCGAGTCCTTGCCGATCGAATACAGCAGAACGGGCTTCTCGCAGGTCGCGACGACCTCACGGATGATGAAGATCGCCTCGGCTTCAAGCTTCTGCAGATGACTGAGCTGGATCACGCCAAAACCTCCGCGGCCGGCTTGGACCGCACCAGCCGGCCATCCGGGCCGACATGCAGGCCGCATTCCTTGGCGGCCTCTTCTTCCCACCACCAGCGCCCGGCCCGTTCCGGCTCGCCCGGCTGGATCGCGCGGGTGCAAGGCTGGCAGCCGATCGAGAGGAAACCCTGCTCGTGCAGCGGGTTGAGCGGGACGTCGTGCTTGCGGGCGAAGGCCAGGGCCTCGTCGCGCGACCAGTCGAGCAGCGGATTGAATTTGACCAGACCGCGCTCCCGGTCGACCTCGGCAAGGGCGACGCCACCGCGCGCAGCCGACTGGTCAGCGCGCAGGCCGGTGATCCAGGCAGCGGCCCCGGCGAGCGCCCGGCCGAGCGGCTCGACCTTGCGGGCATTGCAGCAGGCCTTGCGGGCCTCGATCGAATTGTAGAAGCCGTTGATGCCGTGGCTGAGCACGAAAGCCTCGACGGCGTCATGCCGCGGATAGAACGGCGTGATCGCGATGCCGTAGCGCGCCTCAGTGTCCGCCCAGAGCGCATGGACCTCACCGAAAAGCCGACCCGTGTCGAGCGTGACGATCTCGATCGGCAACGCCTGGGTTGCGATCAGATGGGTGACGACCTGGTCTTCGAGACCGAAGCTGGTGGTGAAGACGAGGCGCCCGGCAACTTGCCGCGCCAGTCCCGCAAGGCGTTCGGCGGCATCCGCCGTTCCGAACGCAGCATTGAGGTTTCCGGCCTGTTCCTGCAACTCGAACATGTGCTTGCTCTACACGGACGACGATGGCGCGAGCCGCTTGGCGGCGCCCTCGCCTATCATCACCCGTTCCAAACCGATCGCTCGGGTGTTCTGTAAATCGAACAATCCACATATAACCTGAACGCCGACCAATCAATTTACATCAGGTAGCGTGAATTTTCTTATTTGGAGGAAGAAGGAGAAGATCCTTCCAGCGTTGCCTAACTGACGCGGCGAACACCGGTGCGGCTTGCCCTTTGCCATAGGAACTTTCGCTCCGGCACCTGCGTTGAGCGGACAGGCAGGCTGGGCCCTGCGACGCAACAGGGGAACGTCATGGCGAATTCCGCGAACCAGGCGGTCGAGAGCTTGCGCAAGGAGCAGCGCGAGCAGCGTAAGGACGAGAAGAAGGCCCGCAGTAAGGGCGAGAACGACCTCGACAAGGCGCTCGAGGGCACATTTCCCGCCAGTGACCCTGTCGCACCCCAAAGTCCAACCAAGCCCGGAGCGCCCAAGCGCCGAACCTGATACTGACAGGCCCGGTTGCGAATGCAGCTACTCTCCCCATCTCGACCTGACGAGATGGAGATGACCATGCCTGAGCGCGCCAGAGTTGATGCCTTCGTCGCCGCCGTCGTCAGCGGCGACCATGTCGGCGCTATCCGTGATTTTTACACCGACGACGCGACCATGCAGGAGAACGCCAACGAGCCCCGTCGGGGCCGCGAGGCGTTGATGGCGCATGAGGCGCGGGCCTTGGCGAGACTCAACGAGATGCACACGCACCCGCCTGTTGCGGTGCTCGTCGACGGCGATCATGTCGTCGTCCGCTGGATTTTTGATGCAACCGATAAGACCGGCGTCACGCGCCGCTTGGAGGAGCTGGCCTTCCAGCGCTGGCAGGGTGATCGCATCGCCGAGGAGCGCTTCTTCTACGATACCGGAAGCGCCTGGCAGGTGATCGAATAGCCTTGAGGGTTAGCGCAGGCCGCTCGGCCCGACCGCGAGCTTGTCGCCGAGCTGAATGAACTTCAGCGGATTGCGCGCCTCGTCCGACAACCTTGTTTCATAATGCAGATGCGGTCCGGTCGAGCGTCCCGTCGAGCCGACACGGCCGATGATCTGCCCTGCTGCAACAAGCTGCCCTTCCTTGACGTCGAAGGCCGAGAGGTGGCCGTAGCGGGTGGTGATGCCGTTGCCATGGTCGAGTTCGATGAGGTTGCCGTAGCCGCCGGCGACCTCGGCGCGCAGCACCTTTCCCGCTCCGGGGGCGCGGACCGGCGTTCCGGTCTCGCCGCGAAAATCCATGCCGGCATGCATCGCCGTGCCGCCGGTGAAGGGATCCGAGCGCGGGCCGAAATTGCTGGTCGTGCTGTCGTCGCCTTCGAGCGGGCGCTGGAATGGGACGATCGCCGCCAGGTCCCGCCAGCGGCCGAAAACCGCCCTCGCCTCTCCGAGCTGCATCAACGCATGCTCGAAGGTGCCTGCCTTCAGCGTTACCGTCATCGGTATCAGCGGCCCGCCCATGCCGGGCCGGCCCGGTGGCAGCTTGACATTGGCCGGGTCGAGCCCGACCTCGGCCAGCGCTGCCCTCACCTCCTGCACGCGTCCGACGAGCTGGCGCCCAAGCGCCGGGAGCTGCTGGCTCTGACCGTTCTGCACGCGGTCGAGCGATTGGCCGAGTATGGTGATGCGCTGGTCGAGCGACATGGTCTCAGCTGCCTTGACCGCCGCCGCGACCTGCCGGCGCTGCTGTGCCAACACGGCCGGATTGACGCGGTCGAGGACGTTCTGACCATCGGCGAACTGGTTGCCGCCCGGCGCCTGCGCACCGCCCTGCGGCAGGATCGGCCCGACCGCCTGACCGGCGAGCGCGCCGAGCAGGGCCTGACGGGCCTCGAGTTCGATCTGGCGGGTGATCAGGTCGGCAAGTTGATCGCCCGCCCGTCCAGTCCCGGCCGGCTGGCCCGGCTGCGCCGGCAGGCCGGGTGAACTACCGGATGCGACGATGGCGCTGACGAGGCGGCGCTGCAGCGCCTTGAGCTTCTCGTCATAGCTGCTCTGCAGGATCGCCTGCTCCTGCTGGAGCGCGGCGACGCGGCTCTTTTCCTCATAGAGCAGGTAGCCGGTGACACCGGCGCCGATGATCGCCAGCACCGCCAGCGTCCAGGGCAACACCCCGCCGCGCCGTGATCCTGACCTGCCGCCACCGCTGCGCGGACGGCGCGGAATCTCGCTCTCCGGCTGGAGAGCGGTCGGGGTGGCAGCCTCGTCAGACCGCCGCTTGAGGCGAACCGGTTGCACGTTTCTATTTCCGCTCCGATCCCACCACGCAAGTATAGCTCAAACAGCGCCTGCCAGCGATACTTGTCTCTCCGCCGGCGTCCCCCCGTCACTGCGAGAAGCGAAGCGACGAAGCGACCCGGACGCCGTCGCGCGAACGCTCATGTATTGCTTCGCTGCGCTCGCAATGACGACCGCGCCGATCGGCGGGCCCAGCCTCAGTTGCAGGCGTAGTGGAACGCTCCGTCCTCAACAGTGACCTTCGCCTCCGTCAGCGGCTTCTTCTCCAATTGCAGGTTGAGGATGCTGCGCGAGAGCGCCGGCAGCATCGAATTGGTGATGATGTTGTCGATCATGCGTCCGCCTGAATCGGGGTCGTTGCACTGGGCGACGATGTGCTCGACCACCGCATCGTCATAGACGAAGGCGGCGTTGTGGTTGTCACGCAGGCGCTTGCCGATGCGACCGAGTTGCAGTCTGACGATGCCGCCCAGCATCTCGCCCGAGAGCGGATAGTAGGGGATCGTCACGAGGCGGCCGATCAGCGCCGGCGGGAAGACCTTGAGCAGGGCCGGCCGCAGCGCGACTGCGAGCTCTTCGGCATCGGGACGGCTGCTCTCGTCACCGGCCATGCGCATGATCTCGTCGGTGCCGACATTCGAGGTCAGGATGATCAGCGTGTTCTTGAAGTCGATGCGCCGGCCAGTGCCGTCCTCCATCTGGCCCTTGTCGAAGACCTGGAAGAACAGCTCGTGCACGTCGGGATGGGCCTTCTCGACCTCGTCGAGCAGCACCACGGAATAGGGCTTGCGCCTGACAGCCTCGGTCAGCCTGCCGCCCTCGCCATAGCCGACATAGCCGGGAGGCGCGCCTTTCAGCGTCGAGACGGTGTGCGCCTCCTGGAACTCGCTCATATTGATGGTGATGACGTTCTGCTCGCCGCCATAAAGCGATTCCGCCAGTGCCAGCGCGGTCTCGGTCTTGCCGACGCCGGAGGGGCCGCAGAGCATGAAGACGCCGATCGGCTTGTTCGGATTGTCGAGCTTGGCGCGGTTGGTCTCGATGCGCTTGGCGATCATGCCGATGCCATGCCCCTGCCCGACCACGCGCTTGTTCAGCGTCGCGGCGAGGTTGAGCACGGTCTCGATCTCGTCCTTGACCATGCGGCCGACCGGGATGCCGGTCCAGTCGGAAACGACCGAGGCGACCGACTGCTCGTCGACATGGGCGTAGATCATCCGGTTGGCCGGATCGATCGCGCCGAGCGTGGTGAACTTGTCCTTCAAACTGGCGCGCGTCGCTTCCGGATCGACGGGCGCTTCGGCCGGAGCGGTCTCGGCTGGGGCTTCTCCGTCGGCAGCCACGGCCTCGCCGGCCGGTTTCTCACCGAGCTTGCCGCGCAGCAGCGTGATCTCCTCGACGAGAGCAAGCTCGGAGGCCCAGTCTGCCTCCAGCGCCTCGAGCTTCGCTTGGAGCTCGGCGTTCTCCTCGTCGATCTTGCCGAGGCGCTCGTCGGTGGCATCGCCGAGATCCTTGTCGGCGATCAGGGCGACCTTTTCTTTCTCCAGTGCGGAGATCGCGACGCGGGCATCCTCGATCGCCGCCGGCGTCGCGGTCTGGCTGATCGCGACGCGGGCGCAAGCCGTGTCGAGCAGGCTCACCGCCTTGTCGGGCAGCTGGCGAGCCGGGATGTAGCGCGAGGAGAGCTGTACCGCGGCGACGATGGCGGCGTCGGAGATGCGGACCTTGTGGTGCTTCTCCATCGGGCCGATCAGGCCACGCAGCATGGTGCAGCAGCGCAGCACATCGGGCTCATCGACCTGCACCGGCTGGAAGCGCCGGGTCAGCGCCGGGTCCTTCTCGAAATACTGGCGGTATTCCGACCAGGTCGTCGCCGCGACAGTGCGCAAGGTGCCCCGGGCCAGCGCCGGCTTGAGCAGATTGGCGGCGTCGCCCGTGCCGGCAGGGCCACCGGCGCCGATCAGGGTATGCGCCTCGTCGATGAACAGGATCACCGGCGTCGGCGAGGACTGGACCTCGTCGATGACCGAACGCAGGCGCTGCTCGAATTCGCCCTTCATCGAGGCACCGGCCTGCATCAGGCCGATGTCGAGCGCGCAGACCTTGACCCCGCGCAGCGGCGGCGGCACGTCGCCGGCGACGATACGCTGGGCAAAGCCCTCGGCGATCGCCGTCTTGCCGACGCCGGCCTCGCCGGTCAGGATCGGGTTATTCTGACGCCGGCGCATCAGCACGTCGATGACCTGGCGGATCTCGTCGTCGCGACCGAGGATCGGGTCCATCGTACCCGAGCGCGCCTTCTCGGTCAGATCCTGCGAGAAGCGGTCGAGCGCGGTGGTGCCTTTGGCGCCTTCGGCCTGCTCGGCGCCGGGCGTACCCGCGGCGCGCAGGCCCGAGCCGTCCATCGGCCGCAGGTTCTCCTCTTCGGAGTCCTTCCAGATCTTGGCATGGCCGGCAGCGAGCTCCTCGACCGGGATCTTGCCGAACTCCTTCGAGATGCCGGTGAGCGCCCGCTTGAGCTCGAGCGATTTCAGCGCCGCGACCAGGACATGGCCGGTCCTGATCTGCGTCTCGCCGAAGAACAGGGTGGCGTAGTGCCAGCCGCGGTCGAGCACGTCGACGACGTTGTTGGCAACGCCGGGCATCTCGGTCTCGTTCTTGCGGAAGCCCTCGATGACGCCGCCGATATCGGTGGCGAGCCGGGCCATGTCGAGGCCGTAATGCTGCGCCGTCAGCCCGATATCGGTCGAGCGTCGCTGCAGGATCTGGGCGAGCCAGTGCGCCAGCTCGACATTGCGGTTGCCGGCGCCCTTGGCCTGGCGCAGTGCCTGGATGAAGGCCTCATAGCCGACGCGGTTGAGTTTTCCGGTGACGGCTTCGAGACTGATATCGGCCATGACTGCCTCCTTATCGTCGGTTCTGTGTCTGCTGGCTGCGCTTCAGCCGCATGCGTTCAGCGGGATGGAAACGCGCATCGCGGCGCAAGCTGCCGTCCGGCACGTTCCAGTTCGGCGAGACCCAGCTCGACCAGCCGAGCGCGCCGAAACGGCCGAGCTGCATCGGCCTGACCTTGCCGACCGGCAAGGCGAGCTCGACATCCCATTCGAACTGTTCGCCGAGATAGAAGAACACCGCATCGGCCAGAGGCTCGCAGCGATCACCATTCGGCAGGAAGCGATTGAACTGCTCAAGATCGCGCGCGACGAGCTTGACCCGGAACTTGTCCTCGACGCTGTAGACACTGGCGCCGAGCAGGACATTGCTGCCGAGGCTGCACTGGCCGCGGCCGAGCTTGGTCCGGTCCTCCGGATCAAAGACCAGCCGCATGCCGACGAACTGCTCGACCTCGACCTCGATGTCGAAGAGGCCAGCGAGCAGGCTGCGCAGGCGCGAGGCTGACTTGGCCTGCGCACCAGCGAGCCCGGCATGGGCCAGCTTTTCGGGATCGGGAACGCTATCGCGGTTCTGGTAGGGCTTGGAACCCAAGCCGACCATGCTGCCGACATAGGCGACAAAACGGTCCTTGTCGGGCCGGTCATGCTGCGCGATCGGCCGGGAATCGGCCCAGGCTCGATAGAAGAGCTGCAGGAAGCGGTTGTTGAAGATGTCGAGGAAGCGCGGGAAGGCGTCGTCGCGGACGAGCTGCCAGTGATAGCTCTCCTCGGTCGTCGCTAGCGGCAATGCGCCCTGTGGGCCAAGCAGGCCGAGGAATTTGACGAAGAGCCGCAGCCGCCCCTGCAGGTCGCGGTCGACCTCAGCGAAAGTCGAGGCCGGGAAGTCCATATAAGGCTGCTCGCCGAGCGCGACGTATTCGTCGCGCCGTGCGGCGACATCGCCGATACGCTCGCGCTCCGGGAAGCTACGCTCGATCCGGCGTAGTACCGCGTAGAAATCATGGCGCCAGGGCTCGGCCTGCAACCCCTCGACGAAAGGCGGCTCGACGCGCAGCACATCGAGCGCGGCCGGTTCCGGTAGCGTGGGCGCGGTCTTGTTCACAGGATGCGCCTCGTGCCGGCGCGCGGCGGCCCGCGCATCACCTCGCCGCGCTCGACCGTTCGGATCACGGTCTGGGTGAAGTGGTTCATCGCCGCGTATTCTGCGAAGAAGCGATCAAGCACGGCGCCAAGCAGGAAGACGCCGCTGCCCTCGAAGGCCTTCTCGTCGAGCAGGACCGTGATCTCGAGCCCGCGGGCAGCGCCAGTTCCGGCCCGCTGCGGGAAACGCCGGATCACGGGGCGGCTGTCGACACTCTTGATGCCGCGGATGCGGCGCTCGGTGGCACTG is drawn from Bosea sp. Tri-49 and contains these coding sequences:
- a CDS encoding RidA family protein, which gives rise to MTSGMPPSDPVSRRARAVLPEGWPQPRGYANGMVAEGKVLMTGGLVGWDAQGVFAKGFVAQVGQTLANIKAVVEAGGGKVEDIVRLTWYVTDIEAYRKSLAELGPAYRANFGRHFPAMAVVAVAALVEPEAMVEIEATAVLAD
- a CDS encoding M23 family metallopeptidase; this translates as MQPVRLKRRSDEAATPTALQPESEIPRRPRSGGGRSGSRRGGVLPWTLAVLAIIGAGVTGYLLYEEKSRVAALQQEQAILQSSYDEKLKALQRRLVSAIVASGSSPGLPAQPGQPAGTGRAGDQLADLITRQIELEARQALLGALAGQAVGPILPQGGAQAPGGNQFADGQNVLDRVNPAVLAQQRRQVAAAVKAAETMSLDQRITILGQSLDRVQNGQSQQLPALGRQLVGRVQEVRAALAEVGLDPANVKLPPGRPGMGGPLIPMTVTLKAGTFEHALMQLGEARAVFGRWRDLAAIVPFQRPLEGDDSTTSNFGPRSDPFTGGTAMHAGMDFRGETGTPVRAPGAGKVLRAEVAGGYGNLIELDHGNGITTRYGHLSAFDVKEGQLVAAGQIIGRVGSTGRSTGPHLHYETRLSDEARNPLKFIQLGDKLAVGPSGLR
- the tssH gene encoding type VI secretion system ATPase TssH, producing the protein MADISLEAVTGKLNRVGYEAFIQALRQAKGAGNRNVELAHWLAQILQRRSTDIGLTAQHYGLDMARLATDIGGVIEGFRKNETEMPGVANNVVDVLDRGWHYATLFFGETQIRTGHVLVAALKSLELKRALTGISKEFGKIPVEELAAGHAKIWKDSEEENLRPMDGSGLRAAGTPGAEQAEGAKGTTALDRFSQDLTEKARSGTMDPILGRDDEIRQVIDVLMRRRQNNPILTGEAGVGKTAIAEGFAQRIVAGDVPPPLRGVKVCALDIGLMQAGASMKGEFEQRLRSVIDEVQSSPTPVILFIDEAHTLIGAGGPAGTGDAANLLKPALARGTLRTVAATTWSEYRQYFEKDPALTRRFQPVQVDEPDVLRCCTMLRGLIGPMEKHHKVRISDAAIVAAVQLSSRYIPARQLPDKAVSLLDTACARVAISQTATPAAIEDARVAISALEKEKVALIADKDLGDATDERLGKIDEENAELQAKLEALEADWASELALVEEITLLRGKLGEKPAGEAVAADGEAPAETAPAEAPVDPEATRASLKDKFTTLGAIDPANRMIYAHVDEQSVASVVSDWTGIPVGRMVKDEIETVLNLAATLNKRVVGQGHGIGMIAKRIETNRAKLDNPNKPIGVFMLCGPSGVGKTETALALAESLYGGEQNVITINMSEFQEAHTVSTLKGAPPGYVGYGEGGRLTEAVRRKPYSVVLLDEVEKAHPDVHELFFQVFDKGQMEDGTGRRIDFKNTLIILTSNVGTDEIMRMAGDESSRPDAEELAVALRPALLKVFPPALIGRLVTIPYYPLSGEMLGGIVRLQLGRIGKRLRDNHNAAFVYDDAVVEHIVAQCNDPDSGGRMIDNIITNSMLPALSRSILNLQLEKKPLTEAKVTVEDGAFHYACN
- a CDS encoding EF-hand domain-containing protein; this translates as MTSIGGVGGFRPPPPGKPPSFDKLDGNSDGVLNLDEFAAGAPKGADSKKTERLFKAMDADQDGSVSKAESDAFKAKFEKADQQMQALLLMLQSDSASATTAKKADAKDGDDKNYFAKLDADSDGSVAKEEFLKAVAPDGDGSNGLLSRLFAAMDADQDGKISKKEMDDFKKQMEERASHRPPPPPPPEVAGASEAYGQTYQLGAKPPAGATYSQAA
- the cysN gene encoding sulfate adenylyltransferase subunit CysN, whose amino-acid sequence is MAALAKLKGQPAPAGQPHPANDQGQNTEGSARALLRFITCGSVDDGKSTLIGRILYEAGAVFDDQLTALDSDSRKFGTQGAAPDFALLVDGLSAEREQGITIDVAYRYFSTDARSFIVADTPGHEQYTRNMATGASTADLAIILIDARKGLLPQTRRHSFIVSLVGVRHVVVAVNKMDLVGYDEAVYRQIEQDYRKAVAGLGFASIDFVPVSARDGENVTSLSGLTPWYRGPALLPLLESVVVVAEAEVEAGFALPVQWVNRPDLDFRGFAGTVARGRLRVGDVVAALPSGRRSTIARILAPSGDVSQAGAGQSVTVTLTDEIDVSRGDVIASLTHGPAAQQELRARLLWTGEAALREGGEFILKLATATANAQIIRLHHSVDIESYAEAPAESLAMNGIGLTTLKLDRPLAVLDYARSRELGGFILIDRLSNQTVAFGFVDIRTAQDKTRSITEAGAAGRAILRLVGWRGAQERRVWFEAASWRLASGLFVFAAVALPTGQWALAAALGLGDVVLRPLLKGLHARLWARRAPPALYDGAGI
- the tssG gene encoding type VI secretion system baseplate subunit TssG, which gives rise to MNKTAPTLPEPAALDVLRVEPPFVEGLQAEPWRHDFYAVLRRIERSFPERERIGDVAARRDEYVALGEQPYMDFPASTFAEVDRDLQGRLRLFVKFLGLLGPQGALPLATTEESYHWQLVRDDAFPRFLDIFNNRFLQLFYRAWADSRPIAQHDRPDKDRFVAYVGSMVGLGSKPYQNRDSVPDPEKLAHAGLAGAQAKSASRLRSLLAGLFDIEVEVEQFVGMRLVFDPEDRTKLGRGQCSLGSNVLLGASVYSVEDKFRVKLVARDLEQFNRFLPNGDRCEPLADAVFFYLGEQFEWDVELALPVGKVRPMQLGRFGALGWSSWVSPNWNVPDGSLRRDARFHPAERMRLKRSQQTQNRR
- a CDS encoding phosphoadenylyl-sulfate reductase, with translation MFELQEQAGNLNAAFGTADAAERLAGLARQVAGRLVFTTSFGLEDQVVTHLIATQALPIEIVTLDTGRLFGEVHALWADTEARYGIAITPFYPRHDAVEAFVLSHGINGFYNSIEARKACCNARKVEPLGRALAGAAAWITGLRADQSAARGGVALAEVDRERGLVKFNPLLDWSRDEALAFARKHDVPLNPLHEQGFLSIGCQPCTRAIQPGEPERAGRWWWEEEAAKECGLHVGPDGRLVRSKPAAEVLA
- a CDS encoding nuclear transport factor 2 family protein; amino-acid sequence: MPERARVDAFVAAVVSGDHVGAIRDFYTDDATMQENANEPRRGREALMAHEARALARLNEMHTHPPVAVLVDGDHVVVRWIFDATDKTGVTRRLEELAFQRWQGDRIAEERFFYDTGSAWQVIE
- the cysD gene encoding sulfate adenylyltransferase subunit CysD produces the protein MIQLSHLQKLEAEAIFIIREVVATCEKPVLLYSIGKDSAVLLHLVMKAFYPGKPPFPLLHVDTTWKFRDMIAFRDQTASRLGLDLIVHVNEEGVRAGVNPFASGSRLHTDVMKTQGLKQALDKHGFDAAFGGARRDEEKSRAKERVFSLRSEQHRWDPKNQRPEPWRLFNTRKAPGESFRVFPLSNWTEKDVWDYIALENIPVVPLYFAAPRPVVRRNGAWIMRDDERMELLPGEQLETRMVRFRTLGCYPLTGAVESEAANLTDIIAEMRASRSSEREGRVIDHDGSGSMEQKKQEGYF